A genome region from Macaca fascicularis isolate 582-1 chromosome 3, T2T-MFA8v1.1 includes the following:
- the GIMAP2 gene encoding GTPase IMAP family member 2 has product MDQNEHNHWGSHAKGQCASRSELRIILVGKTGTGKSAAGNSILRKQAFESKLSSRTLTKTCSKSQGSWGDREIVIIDTPDMFSWKDHCEALYKEVQRCYLLSAPGPHVLLLVTQLGRYTSQDQEAAQRVKEIFGEDAMRHTIVLFTHKEDLSGGSLMDYVRNSDNKALSKLVAACGGRICAFNNRAEGRNQDDQVKELMDLIEDLLMEKNGDHYTNGLYSLIQRSKCGSVGSDQKLKEFKESLIKYMETQRSYTALAEANCLKRALIKTQLCVLFCIQLCLRLLILLLCILHSMCTLFCCLLFSMCNLLCSLLFIIPKKLMIVSRTVIRLERRTPRLFTH; this is encoded by the coding sequence GATCACATGCAAAGGGCCAATGTGCCAGCAGATCTGAGCTGAGAATCATCCTTGTGGGCAAAACAGGAACCGGCAAAAGTGCTGCAGGGAACAGCATCCTCAGGAAGCAAGCATTTGAATCAAAGCTGAGTTCCCGGACCTTGACTAAGACTTGCAGCAAAAGTCAGGGAAGCTGGGGAGATAGAGAGATTGTCATTATTGACACACCAGATATGTTTTCTTGGAAGGACCACTGTGAAGCTCTGTACAAAGAGGTGCAGAGGTGCTACTTGCTCTCTGCACCAGGACCCCATGTGCTGCTCCTGGTGACTCAGCTGGGCCGCTACACCTCACAGGACCAGGAGGCTGCACAGAGGGTGAAGGAGATCTTTGGAGAGGATGCCATGAGACACACAATTGTCCTCTTTACCCACAAGGAAGACCTCAGTGGTGGCTCCCTGATGGATTACGTGCGCAACTCTGATAACAAAGCCCTAAGCAAGCTGGTGGCAGCATGTGGTGGGCGAATCTGTGCCTTTAATAACCGTGCTGAAGGGAGAAATCAGGATGACCAAGTGAAGGAGCTAATGGACTTGATTGAGGATCTGTTGATGGAGAAAAATGGTGATCACTATACCAATGGGCTGTACAGCCTAATACAGAGGTCTAAATGTGGATCTGTGGGATCAGATCAAAAATTAAAGGAATTCAAAGAGAGCCTTATAAAGTACATGGAAACTCAGAGAAGTTACACAGCCTTGGCTGAAGCAAATTGCCTGAAAAGAGCCTTAATCAAAACACaactgtgtgttttattttgtattcagtTGTGTCTCAGATTGCTAATTCTGTTGCTTTGCATATTGCACAGCATGTGCACTTTGTTTTGTTGCTTACTCTTTAGTATGTGCAATTTACTCTGCAGCTTGCTGTTTATTATACCCAAAAAGTTAATGATAGTTTCGAGAACAGTTATTAGACTAGAACGCAGGACTCCTAGGTTATTTACTCACTAG